Genomic DNA from Ilyobacter polytropus DSM 2926:
TATGAATCCATCTCTTTATTTTGTGCAGTTATAGATAGATTAATAAAGGCTTCAAATCTCTCTTTGGTAATAGGTTTGTTGTTATATAAAATAGGTTCCTTTTTGTCGATAACATATGAGTTAACATTAATGTTGAAAATTGTATTTACATTTTCATCCATATCATTTACTATGGCAAGTTTTTTTGACGAGGTTTGAAAAATTTCTGTTATCAGATCATCGGCTTTGTTTTTTATATAGTCATAAGATTCGCTGGGAAAGTCTCCTGTAATAGATACAAAAACTATTCTAGGGGCATCTAATATGTTGTTTACATTGTTAAGTTGATTTCTTAACTGGGCCTTTGTGTACTGAATGGAAAATACTTTTTCACTTCCAAGTATAGAGGCCATATTTTTATAATTATCATATAGTTCAAAATCAGAGATGCTTTTTTCTAAAAGTTCCTTTTTTTGAAGTAGGCTGTCAGTTTTTTCAACTTTTGATATATTTAAATATATCTCATTTTTGAGAGCAGATACTTTATTTTCATATAATGGAAGTTTTTTATCACTTATAGATGCACGTACTCTATATTTTTTTCTTAGGAAATATTTTTTAACCTTATATTCAACTCCTAAAAGTTCATTTTTAGAAAAAAGATTTACATTGTTTTTTAGATTTTTTTCCATTTCTCCATTTTTTAATGTTTTTTCACTGGAGTAGTTGCTTTCTACTGTAACCCTTATCTGTTGAGAAAGATTGTTTAGAGCGTTTTCCCTGGCTTCTTTTTCAGTAGAACCATATCCTGTGCCGACTATGTCACTAGCTAAAGCTAGAGTAAATAAGGCTATGCTAAAAATAAAAATTAAAATTTTTTTCATTGGAATCATCCTTTCAGATAAATTAAATTGATATTTGTAGGGCTTAATTATTAAAAGGGCCTAACGGCCCCTATACTAATTGAAAAAGTTTTCTAATTCTTGATGTAGTCTGTCTCCAGCTTCATCAGCCTTTAATTTTATAAGTTCCGGATTTGTGGAGGTATCAATATTATTTACAGCTTTTTCAGCTGATCGTATTATATCTTCATTGTCAACGACCATCAATACATAGAGTTCTCCTTGAGGATTTTCCCAAGCCTCGATAATCCGTGAATTGAAAAGGTCTTGACTAACAATATCCTCATAAACTTCTTCTACCATCTTATCAATTGCGGCATTGTCGCCTATCCCGGCCTTGGTAGTATAAGATTTTAAAGTAGAATTAACTTTGAGTCCTATCTGCTTGGCAAGATCAGCCCTTGCATTAGCCATAGCTTCCTTTCTGGCAAAATCAAATCCTAACTCTGTGATCTTAGATGAACCTACACCGGCAATTCCTTTTTTGTAGCTTGGTCTAAGCACCCAATCTGGATATTTCTTGTTTTCAGAATAATCCACACTAGAACATGCAACAGCAAGAAAAAGTATGGCTATCGAAAAAATAAGTTTTTTCATAAGACTCTCCTCCCTTCTTATGGGAAGTATACTTTTTACCAAATACAAAGTCAATAAAATCCCCATAATAATTGCTTAAAGGTATGGTATATGTTATACTTTTTTTGAAAAATTCTGTTGAAAAACAATGAAATTTAGAAGAAAAAAATTAAGAAAACGGAGGAAAAAAATTGATCGGAATAATAGGAGCAATGAACGAAGAGATTATAGAATTAAAAGAAGTTATGGAAAATATTCAGGAGGAAAAAAAAGTAAATCTGACTTTTTATAGAGGTAAATTAAAAGGTAAAGATGTAGTGCTTGTAGAATGCGGAATAGGAAAGGTAAATGCTGCAATCTGTACCACTCTTCTTATAGACCACTATAAGGTTGATAAAATAATATTTACAGGTGTTGCCGGAGGAGTCAATCCTGATATAGAGGTGGGAGATATAGTAGTTTCTACAGAACTCATTCAGCATGACTTTGACACCACAGCCTTTGGAACTGACCATGGAGTTATACCTAGAATGGAAAATTCTGTTTTCACGGCAGATGTGACTCTTAAAAACATTGCTGAAGAGGTAGCCGTTCAGAAATTTGGAAAAGAAAAAGTGTGGACAGGAAGAATTCTGAGCGGAGATCAGTTTGTTGCTTCTATAGACAAGATCAAGTGGCTTAGAGATACTTTCAACGGAGAATGTACCGAGATGGAAGGAGCAGCTGTGGCACATGTGTGTTATTTATTTAATACTCCTTTTTTGATTTTAAGATCTATTTCAGATAAGGCAAATCATGATGCAGATGTTGATTTCGCTGAATTTGTACATTTAGCTGCAAAGAACTCAAAGGAGATTTTAGAAGGGATACTAGAAAGGATCTAAAGGAAGGGAAATTATGGATACAAATAAAATACTCGACGAACTTTATTCCTATTCAATGTTTGGCATAAAGCTCGGACTTGAAAACATCGAGAGAATGTGTGAGGCTCTCGGAAACCCACAGGACAAATACAGGGTCATACACATAGCAGGTACAAATGGGAAAGGCTCTACAGCGACAACTATAGAGGCAGGGCTTATAGAAGCAGGATACAGAGTAGGGAAGTTTACCTCACCTCATATAATACGGTTCAATGAAAGAATACAGTTTGGTGGGAATGAAATAGAGGATCAAGAGATTTGCAGTTACTACCTTAAGGTAAAAGAGGTTGTAGAAGAAAAAAGGATTAAGGCGACTTTTTTTGAAATGACAACCGCTATGATGTTTTTGTATTTTGCAGATAAAAAAGCTGAATTTGTAGTTTTAGAAACAGGAATGGGCGGAAGATATGATGCCACCAATGTTGTAAATTCTGAAATAGCTGTCATTACAAATGTAAGCTTAGACCATGTAGGTTTTTTAGGGGATAATATATATGATATTTCCAAAGAAAAAGCAGGGATAATTAAGAAGAAGTGCATAGTTGTGGTAGGAGATGACAATTTAGATTTTATAAAAGCCATAAGAAATGAGACAGAGAACTTTGTGAATATAAAGAGTAAGTATAAAAATATAGAGTATACTCTTGATAAGGAAAATTTTCTTACAGAGATAAATATAGAAAATAAAAAATACTCTTTTTCTCTATTTGGAGAGTACCAGGTGGGGAATTTTTTATGTGCCTATGAAACATTAAAAATATTGGGCATAGAAAGTGAAGTAATACAAAGGGCTGCAGCAAAAGTAAGGTGGCCTGGAAGATTTGAAGTTTATAGCAAAACTCCTTTGGTAATACTAGATGGAGCTCACAATGCTGATGCTGCTGAAAAGCTGAGAGAAAATTTAAATCTTTCATTTTCTCCTGAAGAGGTTGTAGCGGTAGTTTCAGTTTTAGACGATAAGGATATTCCAAATATAATGAGAGAGATTAGAGGTTTTTCTGATACTATTATCCTTACTTCTCTTGAGATGTTTAAAAGAGGTCTGAAAGGAGAGGAACTTTCTGTATATACAGATTCCTTTAAATTATCCCTCATAGAAAATGATATAAAAGAAGCCTATAAAAAGGCATTTTTTATGGATAAAAAAGTAATAGTAATATGCGGCTCTTTTTATCTTTTAAGCAGATTTAAGCAGGAGGCTTAATTTTGAAGAAAAGAATAGTTTTTTTTAGACTTATGTTGTTGCTATTTTTGATAGCTGCTCCGTTGTATCTATTTAGGATAGTTTATTTTCATTGCAAGGTTCATGTTTTAGAGCGGTCAGTTAGAAAAGAGAATTTGATCAGTAAAATACGAGAAAACTCTCTGACAAGAAATGAAGATTTTTTGGAAAATAAAAACTATAGAATTGCCCTTGAAAAATTAGAAAAAGAAAAACTACAAGTGGAAGGAGTTGTGATAGTTGAACAATAGAATAATTACTCATAAATCGATATCTATAAGAGAGATTATATCAGAATTCGATCTAGAAGTTGTATGTGAGGGAAATCTAGACTATGAAATGACAACCCCAAATATAAATAGGTCAGGCCCTGAATTAACTGGTTTTTTTGATGAGAATTCAGATATTTTAGACTCATATATTCAGGTTTTCGGGAATGAAGAAATGACTTATTTAAAAAGATTAGAGGTCGATAAAAGAGTTGAAATTTTAAATAAATATTTTTCTTATGCTTTTCCAGCAATAATACTGTGTGACATAGATACAATCGATGAAAAATTTCTTGAAATAGCTGAAAAAAACAATAAAAGTCTTCTCAGAAAAAAACAAAGAGCCAGTGTATTTATAAGGGATATCAAATACTTTCTCCAGAAAAAACTTGCTTCAGAGATGATGCTAAATGATCATATACTCTTAGAGATTTTTGGTATCGGAATTCTGATCACAGGAGATGTAGATGCAAAACAAGGTGTTACCATAGAGCTTATCGAAAGAGGGCATAAATTTATAACAGATAATAATGCTATTCTGAAAAAAACTGGAGATGACAAACTTGTAGGTGAAAACAGGTTTGATAAATCATCAGATTCTGAACACTTTTTTTTAGTTCATAAAGGTGGTGGGAAGATAGATCTAACTGATACCTTTGGATTGGGATCCACAAGAAAGGAAAAGCAGATAAACCTTCTTGTAAATCTTGAAAGATGGAATGAGAGAAAATTTTATGACAGACTTGGTTTAGATCAGGTTTTTGAAGATTTTCTAGGGATAAAAATTCAAAGGCTGACTCTTCCTGTACGTAAGGGAAGAAATCTGGCGGTTATTTTGGAAACAGCTGCAATAAATCACAGGTTGAAAAAATCTGGAGTTAATTCAGCAGAGTATTTTTTAAATGAAACTAAGAAATTAATATTAGAAAATAAAATGAGAAATCAGGGAGAAGAAGGTATGAAAAACCATATATCTTTATCAGTCAATGATTTAAAGAAAAAGTTTAATTTAGAAGTATTATGTGGCGAGGACAAGTTAGAATCTGCTTTTATTTATAAAACCAGTATTCATCGACCTGCTCTGGCTCTGTCAGGATATTATGACATGATAGATGAGGATGGATCGGATAGGCTGCAGGTTTTTTCTGAAGGAGAGTTTAGATACTTAGAAAGTTTGGATGAAGAAACAAGAAAGAAAAATCTCGAGACTTATTTAGATTACAATTTTCCAGCTATAATTCTTTCTAAAATAGATGATATACCAAAATATTTTATAGATGCCATAAAGGAAAAAGGAAGAATACTTCTCAGATATAATAAGAGCAAAACCAGTCAGATTATAGCCGATTTCAACTCGTTTCTTGAGACTTATTTTGCACCTTCTATTACACTACACGGTGTATTTGTAGAGATGTACGGTTTTGGGGTCTTACTAACAGGTAAAAGTGGAATAGGTAAAAGTGAAACTGCTCTTGAGCTTATACACAGGGGACACAGGCTTATAGCAGACGACATGGTTAAGTTTATAAAGCACCCTAGTGGAGATATTTTGGGAAGAGCGGCTAAACTACCTCATTTCATGGAAATAAGAGGACTCGGTATTATTGACATAAAGGCTCTTTATGGTTTGGGGTCCGTGAGACTTACAAAAAGACTAGATGCCATACTGGAATTGAGGGAGTTAAAATCTGATGAATACCTTACTTCTACGAAGTACTCTGGAGGATCAATAGAACTCCTTGAAAGTTCAGTACATAAGGCAGAATTATATATTTCATCAGGACGTAATGCTGCCGCTATGGTTGAGGTAGCGACTATGAATCTAATGGCAAAAAAATTGGGGCATGATCCTGAGAAAGCTTATGAAGAGAGTTACGGTAGATTTACAGAGGAAGAAAAAAGAATCCTGGATTTTCAGGAAAATTAAAGGTTAAATCAGAAAGGGAAAATAATGAAAAGAAAGAGAAAAAGAAAAAGTATTTTCTTAGATTATTTTATAGTTAATCTAGGTTCTTTGATTACAGCAGCCGGCATAGCTTTTTTTCTAGCACCAGCGAGGATAGCTCCAGGAGGTGTCTCGGGACTTGCAATTATAATAAATTCTATATGGGGAACTTCTGTAGGTGTAACCATGCTTTTTTTGAATGTACCTATATTTCTTATAGGACTTAAGATATTTGGAAAAGCTTATGGGTTTAAAACCTTCTTAGGAACTGTATTACTCTCTATTTATGTGGATCTTCTAAATTATTTATTTCCGAATATAGATACACTTATCGATTTTGCAAAGGGCGGAAACCTGTTTTTGGCAACAATATATGGTGGCCTTCTTGTGGGACTCGGTGTGGGTATGATAATGAAATTTGGTGGGAGTACAGGAGGAACAGATATCCTGGCTCAGGTTATTAATAAATATTTAAAACTTTCAATGGGATATTCCATGATGGTTGTTGATTTTATTATTGTTTCGATCGCAGCATTAGTTTTTGGTTTTGAAAAGGCTCTTTACGCCATAATAACTCTTTATGCTATTGGAGTGGTAATTAACAAGGTATTTGAAGGTGTAAGTTACAGTAAGATGGTATACATAATTAGCGATAAATATGAAGAGATAAGGAATATAATAATAACAGAATTAGATAGTACAGGAAACGGCTTGGATATAGAGGGGTTATATACAAGTAAAGAGAGAAAAATGATAATGACTGTAATGAGAAATAAGAAGATACATGATTTGAGAGAACATATAAAAGCAGTAGACCCTGAAGCCTTTGTTATAATATCAGAAGTATATGAAGTTTTGGGTGAGGGATTTACTCCAATAAAATAATGGAAGTGGTAAGATGGATAAAATAATAATAAAAAATATGGCTTTTTACGGATATCACGGAGTTTTATCAGAAGAGACGACCCTGGGTCAAAAGTTTTTTATTGACATGGAGATAAGT
This window encodes:
- a CDS encoding LPP20 family lipoprotein is translated as MKKILIFIFSIALFTLALASDIVGTGYGSTEKEARENALNNLSQQIRVTVESNYSSEKTLKNGEMEKNLKNNVNLFSKNELLGVEYKVKKYFLRKKYRVRASISDKKLPLYENKVSALKNEIYLNISKVEKTDSLLQKKELLEKSISDFELYDNYKNMASILGSEKVFSIQYTKAQLRNQLNNVNNILDAPRIVFVSITGDFPSESYDYIKNKADDLITEIFQTSSKKLAIVNDMDENVNTIFNINVNSYVIDKKEPILYNNKPITKERFEAFINLSITAQNKEMDSYIISKTASASSYDVSSRKSAMFKAIDLLFKKEKVELKNSFSF
- a CDS encoding LPP20 family lipoprotein produces the protein MKKLIFSIAILFLAVACSSVDYSENKKYPDWVLRPSYKKGIAGVGSSKITELGFDFARKEAMANARADLAKQIGLKVNSTLKSYTTKAGIGDNAAIDKMVEEVYEDIVSQDLFNSRIIEAWENPQGELYVLMVVDNEDIIRSAEKAVNNIDTSTNPELIKLKADEAGDRLHQELENFFN
- a CDS encoding 5'-methylthioadenosine/adenosylhomocysteine nucleosidase; this translates as MIGIIGAMNEEIIELKEVMENIQEEKKVNLTFYRGKLKGKDVVLVECGIGKVNAAICTTLLIDHYKVDKIIFTGVAGGVNPDIEVGDIVVSTELIQHDFDTTAFGTDHGVIPRMENSVFTADVTLKNIAEEVAVQKFGKEKVWTGRILSGDQFVASIDKIKWLRDTFNGECTEMEGAAVAHVCYLFNTPFLILRSISDKANHDADVDFAEFVHLAAKNSKEILEGILERI
- a CDS encoding bifunctional folylpolyglutamate synthase/dihydrofolate synthase, with amino-acid sequence MDTNKILDELYSYSMFGIKLGLENIERMCEALGNPQDKYRVIHIAGTNGKGSTATTIEAGLIEAGYRVGKFTSPHIIRFNERIQFGGNEIEDQEICSYYLKVKEVVEEKRIKATFFEMTTAMMFLYFADKKAEFVVLETGMGGRYDATNVVNSEIAVITNVSLDHVGFLGDNIYDISKEKAGIIKKKCIVVVGDDNLDFIKAIRNETENFVNIKSKYKNIEYTLDKENFLTEINIENKKYSFSLFGEYQVGNFLCAYETLKILGIESEVIQRAAAKVRWPGRFEVYSKTPLVILDGAHNADAAEKLRENLNLSFSPEEVVAVVSVLDDKDIPNIMREIRGFSDTIILTSLEMFKRGLKGEELSVYTDSFKLSLIENDIKEAYKKAFFMDKKVIVICGSFYLLSRFKQEA
- the hprK gene encoding HPr(Ser) kinase/phosphatase, which gives rise to MNNRIITHKSISIREIISEFDLEVVCEGNLDYEMTTPNINRSGPELTGFFDENSDILDSYIQVFGNEEMTYLKRLEVDKRVEILNKYFSYAFPAIILCDIDTIDEKFLEIAEKNNKSLLRKKQRASVFIRDIKYFLQKKLASEMMLNDHILLEIFGIGILITGDVDAKQGVTIELIERGHKFITDNNAILKKTGDDKLVGENRFDKSSDSEHFFLVHKGGGKIDLTDTFGLGSTRKEKQINLLVNLERWNERKFYDRLGLDQVFEDFLGIKIQRLTLPVRKGRNLAVILETAAINHRLKKSGVNSAEYFLNETKKLILENKMRNQGEEGMKNHISLSVNDLKKKFNLEVLCGEDKLESAFIYKTSIHRPALALSGYYDMIDEDGSDRLQVFSEGEFRYLESLDEETRKKNLETYLDYNFPAIILSKIDDIPKYFIDAIKEKGRILLRYNKSKTSQIIADFNSFLETYFAPSITLHGVFVEMYGFGVLLTGKSGIGKSETALELIHRGHRLIADDMVKFIKHPSGDILGRAAKLPHFMEIRGLGIIDIKALYGLGSVRLTKRLDAILELRELKSDEYLTSTKYSGGSIELLESSVHKAELYISSGRNAAAMVEVATMNLMAKKLGHDPEKAYEESYGRFTEEEKRILDFQEN
- a CDS encoding YitT family protein, which gives rise to MKRKRKRKSIFLDYFIVNLGSLITAAGIAFFLAPARIAPGGVSGLAIIINSIWGTSVGVTMLFLNVPIFLIGLKIFGKAYGFKTFLGTVLLSIYVDLLNYLFPNIDTLIDFAKGGNLFLATIYGGLLVGLGVGMIMKFGGSTGGTDILAQVINKYLKLSMGYSMMVVDFIIVSIAALVFGFEKALYAIITLYAIGVVINKVFEGVSYSKMVYIISDKYEEIRNIIITELDSTGNGLDIEGLYTSKERKMIMTVMRNKKIHDLREHIKAVDPEAFVIISEVYEVLGEGFTPIK